One window of the Deinobacterium chartae genome contains the following:
- a CDS encoding pyruvate kinase yields MTHAAGPSNPQVLLARLEALREAVCREAGELMTQWSGRLERDAFRPSAQNLAHYLALRRRDLRELQAELVPWGLSSLGRSEAHVMATLEAVIATLAAICGERRSWPDRETFELPGRWLQEHTRALFGEVERGVAILVTLPSEAASDGRITRELLEAGADLVRINCAHDDADAWARMLAHLRAAEREVGRAARVLMDLGGPKPRTADVHLEGKERVEVHDRLLLHGGQARKGARVRCTLPEILPQLRVGARVHIDDGKIGAVVEELRPDAAVLRITRARPGGERLRAGKGLNFPDTALELAALSERDLEDLDFVARHADLIGYSFVQRPEDLEALYSELERRQAPENLGVVLKIETERAFRNLPQLIVTAAGRGPAGVMIARGDLLAEVGSPRLGEIQEEMLWLCEAAHLPVIWATQVLEKLVKKGLPSRAEITDAAMSERAECVMLNKGPYVVEGVRLLDDLLRRMSAHQRKKSARLRRLSF; encoded by the coding sequence ATGACCCATGCCGCTGGCCCCAGTAACCCTCAGGTTTTGCTCGCGCGGCTCGAGGCGCTGCGCGAAGCGGTGTGCCGTGAGGCGGGCGAGCTGATGACGCAGTGGTCCGGCCGCCTCGAGCGTGACGCTTTCCGCCCGTCGGCCCAGAACCTGGCGCACTACCTGGCGCTGCGCCGCCGCGACCTGCGCGAGCTGCAGGCGGAACTGGTCCCCTGGGGGCTGTCGTCGCTGGGCCGCAGCGAGGCGCACGTGATGGCGACCCTCGAGGCGGTGATCGCGACGCTGGCCGCGATCTGCGGCGAGCGGCGCAGCTGGCCGGACCGCGAGACCTTCGAGTTACCCGGGCGCTGGCTGCAGGAGCACACCCGGGCGCTGTTCGGCGAGGTGGAGCGGGGCGTGGCGATCCTGGTGACGCTGCCCTCCGAGGCGGCGTCGGACGGCCGCATCACCCGCGAACTGCTCGAGGCCGGAGCGGACCTGGTGCGCATCAACTGCGCGCACGACGATGCCGACGCCTGGGCCCGGATGCTGGCGCACCTGCGCGCTGCCGAGCGCGAGGTGGGGCGCGCGGCCCGGGTGCTGATGGACCTGGGCGGACCCAAGCCGCGCACCGCCGATGTACACCTCGAGGGCAAGGAGCGGGTCGAGGTGCACGACCGCCTGCTGTTGCACGGCGGGCAGGCCAGGAAAGGAGCCCGGGTGCGCTGCACCCTGCCCGAGATCTTGCCGCAGCTGCGGGTGGGAGCGCGGGTCCACATCGACGACGGCAAGATCGGTGCGGTGGTCGAGGAACTGCGGCCCGACGCCGCCGTGCTGCGCATTACCCGTGCTCGGCCCGGCGGCGAGCGGCTGCGCGCGGGCAAGGGTCTGAACTTTCCCGACACCGCGCTGGAGCTGGCGGCCCTCAGCGAGCGAGACCTCGAGGACCTGGACTTTGTGGCGCGTCACGCCGACTTGATCGGTTACTCGTTCGTACAGCGCCCCGAGGACCTCGAGGCCCTGTACAGCGAACTCGAGCGCCGCCAGGCCCCCGAGAACCTGGGGGTGGTCCTCAAGATCGAGACCGAGCGGGCCTTTCGCAACCTGCCGCAGCTGATCGTGACGGCGGCTGGGCGCGGGCCTGCGGGCGTGATGATCGCGCGTGGCGATCTGCTGGCCGAGGTGGGTTCGCCGCGCCTGGGAGAAATCCAAGAGGAGATGCTGTGGTTGTGCGAGGCCGCGCACCTGCCGGTCATCTGGGCCACCCAGGTGCTGGAGAAGCTGGTCAAGAAAGGGCTGCCCTCGAGGGCCGAAATCACGGACGCAGCGATGTCCGAGCGGGCCGAGTGCGTGATGCTGAACAAGGGGCCGTACGTGGTAGAAGGCGTGCGCCTGCTCGACGACCTGCTGCGGCGCATGAGCGCGCACCAGCGCAAGAAGAGCGCCCGGCTGCGCCGCCTGAGCTTTTAG
- a CDS encoding sugar-binding transcriptional regulator → MFTHDAKNRDTTTLAVQVARLYYYQGLTTPQIADELGISRPKVSRLLSHARSQGLVEVRVLDPREQPQLLEAQLRSRYGVRSVKVVPLPPESSEAEALARVAQFSANYLSGLIRSGSVVGLAWGTTLDAVSRHLTPKRTENVDFVQLNGSGNARDIASVYSATILERFAQNFGGRAHPFPVPTFFDYEETKRAMWRERSVRQLVELQQRANLLVYSVGAQNAPVPSHVYVGGYLEARDLAELARDGVVGDIATVFFRGDGSYRGIALNARATGPDLELFKTAQHALCVVSGRAKVLALRAALLGGYMNELITDERTARLLLEMG, encoded by the coding sequence ATGTTCACTCATGACGCGAAGAACCGTGACACCACCACACTCGCGGTCCAAGTCGCGCGTCTGTACTACTACCAGGGCCTTACCACCCCCCAGATCGCAGACGAACTGGGCATCTCCCGTCCCAAAGTATCCCGCTTGCTCTCGCACGCACGCAGCCAGGGGCTGGTCGAGGTGCGCGTGCTCGACCCGCGCGAACAGCCGCAGTTGCTCGAGGCTCAACTGCGTTCACGCTACGGCGTGCGCTCGGTCAAGGTCGTACCGCTCCCGCCCGAGTCCAGCGAAGCCGAAGCGCTCGCGCGGGTCGCGCAGTTCAGCGCGAACTACCTCAGCGGGCTGATCCGCTCGGGAAGCGTGGTCGGGCTGGCCTGGGGTACGACCCTGGACGCGGTCAGCCGCCACCTCACCCCCAAACGCACCGAGAACGTGGATTTCGTGCAGCTCAACGGCTCGGGCAACGCCCGCGACATCGCCTCGGTCTACAGCGCCACCATCCTCGAGCGCTTCGCCCAGAACTTCGGCGGACGCGCGCACCCGTTTCCGGTTCCCACCTTCTTCGATTACGAGGAAACCAAGCGGGCCATGTGGCGCGAGCGCTCGGTGCGCCAACTGGTCGAGCTGCAGCAGCGTGCCAACCTGCTGGTGTACTCGGTGGGCGCGCAAAACGCCCCGGTGCCCAGCCACGTCTACGTGGGCGGCTACCTCGAGGCGCGCGACCTCGCCGAACTGGCGCGCGACGGGGTGGTGGGCGACATCGCCACGGTGTTCTTCCGCGGCGACGGCTCGTACCGTGGCATCGCCCTGAACGCGCGCGCCACGGGACCGGACCTCGAGCTGTTCAAGACGGCGCAGCACGCGCTGTGCGTGGTCAGCGGACGCGCCAAGGTGCTTGCGCTGCGCGCGGCCCTGCTGGGCGGTTACATGAACGAGCTGATCACCGACGAACGGACCGCCCGGTTGCTGCTCGAGATGGGCTGA
- a CDS encoding glycerol-3-phosphate dehydrogenase/oxidase: protein MNGKPNLTRTRAELLAALRDPQPWDVIVIGGGATGLGAAVDAASRGLRTVLLEAHDFAKGTSSRSTKLVHGGVRYLAQGNISLVREALRERGLLRRNAPHLVHDLRFVVPAYDWWAGPFYGIGLKLYDILAGRLNLGSSKYVDKNGALERTPTLQPEGLRGAIVYHDGQFDDARLAITLVRTLFDLGGTAVNYTPVTGLVKLGGRVAGVTVRDEETGESLELRGRAVINATGVYVDAVRRMDEPDVKDMLSPSQGVHVVVDRSFLPGDSAIMIPRTDDGRVLFAVPWHDHVVIGTTDTPVDHADLEPRALDQEVEFILRTANRYLSREVRREDVRSVYAGLRPLVKAEGAGSTAALSRDHTLRVSESGLITITGGKWTTYRHMGEDVINRAVEIGELQAKPSATAELKLHGWSETPLPEPLAVYGSEGAEVQALDPTGKRLHPDLPYLEAEVRWAARHELARTVEDVLSRRTRALLLHARASIEAAPRVAELLAEELGHDAAWQQAQVQAYEAVARGYVLS, encoded by the coding sequence GTGAACGGCAAACCGAACCTCACCCGCACGCGCGCCGAACTGCTCGCAGCCCTTCGTGACCCGCAGCCCTGGGACGTGATCGTCATCGGCGGCGGAGCCACCGGCTTAGGCGCCGCCGTCGACGCCGCGTCACGCGGCCTGCGCACCGTCTTGCTCGAGGCGCACGACTTCGCCAAGGGAACCTCCTCGAGGTCCACCAAACTGGTGCACGGCGGGGTGCGCTACCTGGCACAGGGCAACATCAGCCTGGTGCGCGAAGCGCTGCGCGAGCGCGGCCTGCTGCGCCGCAACGCCCCGCATCTGGTGCACGACCTGCGCTTTGTGGTTCCCGCCTACGACTGGTGGGCCGGCCCGTTTTACGGCATCGGCCTGAAGCTGTACGACATTCTGGCCGGACGCCTGAACCTGGGTTCCTCGAAGTACGTGGACAAGAATGGTGCCCTCGAGCGCACTCCCACCCTGCAGCCCGAGGGCCTGCGCGGCGCCATCGTGTACCACGACGGTCAGTTCGATGACGCGCGCCTGGCGATCACGCTGGTCCGGACCCTGTTCGACCTGGGCGGTACCGCCGTGAACTACACGCCGGTCACCGGACTGGTCAAGCTCGGCGGTCGGGTAGCGGGGGTTACCGTCCGTGACGAGGAGACCGGCGAGAGCCTGGAACTGCGCGGCCGCGCGGTCATCAACGCCACCGGCGTGTACGTCGACGCGGTGCGCCGCATGGACGAGCCGGACGTCAAGGACATGCTCTCCCCCAGCCAGGGCGTCCACGTGGTCGTGGACCGCAGCTTCCTGCCCGGCGACTCGGCGATCATGATCCCGCGCACCGACGACGGCCGCGTACTGTTCGCGGTTCCCTGGCACGACCACGTGGTGATCGGCACCACCGACACCCCGGTGGACCACGCCGACCTCGAGCCGCGCGCCCTCGATCAGGAGGTCGAGTTCATCTTGCGCACCGCCAACCGCTACCTCTCCCGCGAGGTGCGCCGCGAGGACGTGCGCTCGGTGTACGCGGGCCTGCGCCCGCTGGTCAAGGCCGAGGGAGCCGGCAGCACCGCAGCCCTCTCGCGTGACCATACCCTGCGCGTGTCCGAATCCGGCCTGATCACCATCACCGGCGGCAAGTGGACCACCTACCGCCACATGGGCGAGGACGTGATCAACCGCGCGGTGGAAATCGGCGAACTGCAGGCGAAACCCTCGGCCACCGCCGAGCTGAAGCTACACGGCTGGAGCGAGACTCCCCTGCCCGAACCGCTGGCCGTGTACGGCTCCGAAGGTGCCGAGGTGCAGGCCCTGGACCCCACGGGCAAGCGGCTGCACCCCGACTTGCCCTACCTCGAGGCCGAGGTGCGCTGGGCGGCCCGCCACGAACTGGCGCGTACGGTCGAGGACGTGCTCTCGCGCCGCACCCGGGCCCTTTTGCTGCACGCGCGTGCCAGCATCGAGGCGGCTCCGCGCGTGGCCGAGCTGCTGGCCGAGGAACTCGGTCACGACGCGGCCTGGCAACAGGCCCAGGTGCAGGCCTACGAGGCCGTGGCACGCGGCTATGTGCTGAGCTGA
- a CDS encoding LacI family DNA-binding transcriptional regulator: MDVKTSSQAVRRPTLKEVAAAVGVAPSTVSNAYNRPDQLSEALRERILEAARRLGYPGPNATARQLRRGCSGALGVLYADRLSYAFADPVALSFFEGVAAAAEEAGLSLLLVPGPPEDPGAVRAAAVDGFVIYSLADSDPRLGAALERRLPTVFVDQPPPPGVLAPLIAIDDRGGARQAAEHLIALGHRRFGIVSFELAPGAVGGLRQGTGPRGSSFALTRDRLEGYAEALAAAGIDWSEVALYECPENDPSEGRAAAEYLLGLPQPPTALLVLSDQLALGVLEAARARGIAVPQQLSVVGFDDIPAAALVQPALTTVRQPLREKGAWAGELLLALLRGETPHSPPRLATELVLRASSGPAPEVTRNVS, translated from the coding sequence ATGGACGTCAAGACCAGCTCGCAGGCAGTTCGCCGACCTACCCTCAAGGAGGTCGCGGCCGCCGTGGGTGTTGCTCCCTCCACCGTCTCGAACGCTTACAACCGGCCCGATCAGCTCTCCGAAGCGCTGCGCGAACGCATCCTCGAGGCCGCCCGTCGGCTTGGCTATCCCGGGCCCAACGCCACCGCCCGCCAGCTGCGGCGCGGGTGCAGCGGAGCGCTGGGTGTGCTGTACGCCGACCGACTTTCGTATGCCTTCGCTGACCCGGTGGCCCTCAGCTTTTTCGAAGGGGTGGCCGCCGCTGCCGAAGAGGCCGGACTCAGCCTGCTGCTGGTTCCCGGACCGCCCGAGGATCCGGGAGCGGTGCGCGCCGCGGCCGTGGACGGCTTTGTGATCTACTCGCTGGCCGACAGCGACCCGCGCCTGGGCGCCGCCCTCGAGCGGCGCCTGCCTACCGTGTTCGTGGACCAGCCTCCACCGCCCGGCGTTCTTGCACCTCTGATCGCCATCGACGACCGTGGCGGGGCGCGCCAGGCCGCCGAGCACCTGATCGCCCTCGGCCACCGCCGTTTCGGCATCGTCTCTTTCGAACTCGCTCCGGGCGCGGTCGGCGGCTTGCGGCAGGGAACCGGGCCGCGCGGCAGCAGCTTCGCCCTGACCCGTGACCGCCTCGAGGGCTACGCCGAGGCGCTCGCGGCGGCCGGAATCGACTGGAGCGAGGTCGCGCTCTACGAGTGCCCCGAGAACGATCCGTCCGAGGGGCGCGCCGCCGCCGAGTACCTGCTGGGGCTGCCGCAGCCGCCCACGGCGCTGCTGGTCCTGAGCGACCAGTTGGCCCTGGGGGTCCTCGAGGCGGCCCGGGCCCGGGGGATCGCCGTGCCGCAGCAGCTGTCGGTGGTCGGCTTTGACGACATCCCGGCGGCGGCACTGGTCCAGCCGGCCTTGACCACCGTGCGCCAGCCGCTGCGCGAAAAGGGAGCCTGGGCCGGAGAGCTGCTGCTGGCCCTGCTGCGCGGCGAGACGCCTCACTCCCCGCCGCGCCTGGCCACCGAACTGGTGCTGCGCGCCTCGAGCGGCCCGGCTCCGGAAGTCACTCGGAATGTCTCTTGA
- a CDS encoding MFS transporter produces MSQPHTHPDSGRSNAPSSPRVTRARWAVSAFFFANGAAFAHWVTRIPDIRRQAELSDAQLGLALLGIAIGALLAFPLAGWLIARRGSRTVTFAAGAAYCALLPLLALPAGLPGLLGALLLFGFASGLLDVAMNAQGVEVERSYPYPVMSSFHAFFSLGGLVGAAWGGVMAAAHVSTAAHFLSAALLLLAGLLLAGPLLLRTPPEPRGNAPLLALPPRPLWGLGALAFCAAVSEGAMADWSTVYLREVLATSAGTAALGYAAFSVAMLLGRVFGDRLTGSLGAVTLSRAGGALAAVGLGTALLLGGTGWTLLGFACVGLGMSCAFPLVYSAAGRIPGISPGAGLASVATLGYGGFLLGPAMIGGLSELLGLRLALAVLVALALGIVFLSGTLRRGAAHA; encoded by the coding sequence ATGTCTCAGCCGCACACCCATCCGGATTCCGGCCGCTCAAATGCGCCCAGCTCACCACGGGTTACGCGGGCCCGCTGGGCGGTCTCGGCCTTTTTCTTCGCCAACGGTGCGGCCTTCGCCCACTGGGTGACCCGCATTCCCGACATTCGCCGCCAGGCCGAGCTCAGCGACGCCCAGCTCGGCCTGGCGCTACTGGGCATCGCCATCGGCGCGCTGCTGGCCTTTCCGCTGGCCGGGTGGCTGATTGCCCGGCGCGGCAGCCGGACCGTCACCTTCGCCGCCGGAGCGGCCTACTGCGCCCTGCTGCCCCTGCTGGCGCTGCCCGCCGGGCTGCCCGGGCTGCTGGGCGCCCTGCTCCTGTTCGGCTTCGCCTCCGGCCTGCTCGACGTCGCCATGAACGCACAGGGCGTCGAGGTCGAGCGGAGCTACCCGTACCCGGTGATGTCCTCGTTCCACGCCTTTTTCAGCCTGGGCGGCCTGGTCGGGGCCGCCTGGGGCGGGGTAATGGCCGCCGCTCACGTGAGCACTGCGGCACACTTCCTGAGCGCAGCGCTGCTGCTGCTGGCCGGTCTGCTGCTGGCCGGTCCGCTGCTGCTGCGCACCCCGCCCGAACCGCGCGGGAATGCGCCGCTGCTGGCACTGCCCCCCCGCCCGCTGTGGGGGCTGGGTGCCCTGGCCTTCTGCGCGGCGGTCAGCGAAGGGGCGATGGCCGACTGGAGCACCGTGTACCTGCGCGAGGTGCTCGCCACCTCGGCCGGTACTGCGGCGCTGGGTTACGCCGCTTTCTCGGTCGCCATGCTGCTCGGGCGCGTCTTCGGAGACCGCCTCACCGGCAGCCTGGGGGCCGTGACGCTCTCACGCGCGGGCGGAGCGCTGGCTGCCGTGGGCCTGGGCACCGCCCTGCTGCTGGGCGGCACCGGCTGGACCCTGCTGGGCTTCGCCTGCGTGGGCCTGGGCATGTCCTGCGCCTTTCCGCTGGTTTACAGCGCCGCCGGGCGCATCCCGGGCATCTCTCCCGGTGCGGGCCTCGCCTCGGTTGCAACGCTCGGCTACGGCGGCTTTCTGCTCGGCCCGGCCATGATCGGCGGGCTGTCCGAGCTGCTCGGACTGCGCCTAGCGCTGGCCGTGCTGGTGGCACTGGCCCTGGGCATCGTGTTCCTCAGCGGCACCCTGCGCCGCGGGGCCGCGCACGCCTGA
- a CDS encoding HD domain-containing phosphohydrolase, translating into MNGSGANSAAWRALQATLNLLGSDRDFSDQDWQLLLEAAVSTVPEVQAGSLDVRQGDHFVIRAQVGFAPELIGMASDETASRRWYGLDEVSWRSGIPRVLRGKRVAARSRSTSPAADHPDSQRFFTAGRAHQICANLCVPVVLEGAVLAHLNLDSLTCETAFDEEALEVAAQFAVQVAALLAERRRREREAARRYELEVLAWVSAALQAVTRPDQAEGVLAEQASALLGSEHALYLRYDPEQDRLRPGVALGDYRQLSAVELDRGEEWAASGQDPELRDLVPPGYDRALCAPLRSSTGALLGALLIAREGTRPFENSERRLLRALASVGSASLERLSAVGALEQRACELAQGAARFEALLRLSQALESSRGVGDVARHAVEALAPLTGVCCLTLWQISGRVATPLAFYGEVPPAVYEVLARPVLLEHRLAPLGSTRLQPVYLERTPIADHARAGVRGVALFTLPGSSGSEVLAAYRLETRPWTPGECALLEVAVRSIAAARERVAYVQQIEATREGALLTLGVALEARDLETRGHTERVVSMATGLGRALGLGSERLEALRQGAYLHDIGKLAVPDRVLLKPGPLTAAERLEMQMHVTLGFERARCIPSLPPEALDVILYHHERWDGSGYPSGLFGEDIPLLARVFSVVDVFDALTSSRPYKEAWSVEAALEELGAQAGRQFDPCVVEVFVRWIRTAGIPEGGAVRSDPVGVSGVRGPAAQGAAEEHDAQGQCHQHGQR; encoded by the coding sequence GTGAACGGAAGCGGAGCGAACTCGGCAGCATGGCGGGCACTGCAGGCAACGCTCAATTTGTTGGGCAGCGACCGGGACTTCAGCGACCAGGACTGGCAGCTGCTGCTCGAGGCTGCCGTGAGCACGGTGCCCGAGGTGCAGGCCGGTTCGCTGGACGTGCGGCAGGGAGATCACTTCGTGATCCGCGCTCAGGTCGGCTTCGCTCCGGAGCTGATCGGCATGGCCTCCGACGAAACGGCTTCGCGGCGCTGGTACGGTCTGGACGAGGTGTCCTGGCGTTCCGGAATCCCCCGGGTGCTGCGGGGCAAACGCGTTGCCGCGCGCTCCCGCAGCACCAGCCCGGCGGCCGACCACCCGGACAGCCAGCGGTTTTTCACGGCGGGCCGCGCGCATCAGATTTGCGCGAACCTGTGCGTCCCGGTGGTGCTCGAGGGAGCGGTACTGGCTCACCTCAACCTGGATTCGCTGACCTGTGAGACCGCGTTTGACGAGGAAGCCCTCGAGGTCGCAGCCCAGTTCGCCGTGCAGGTGGCCGCCTTGCTGGCCGAACGTCGCCGCCGTGAGCGCGAGGCCGCGCGCCGCTACGAGCTGGAAGTGCTCGCCTGGGTCAGCGCCGCGCTGCAGGCCGTGACGCGTCCGGACCAGGCCGAGGGCGTGCTGGCCGAGCAGGCGTCGGCCCTGCTGGGCAGCGAGCACGCCCTGTACCTGCGCTACGATCCCGAACAAGATCGTCTGCGTCCCGGCGTTGCTCTGGGGGATTACCGGCAGCTGAGCGCGGTCGAGCTGGACAGAGGCGAGGAGTGGGCGGCCTCCGGGCAGGACCCGGAGCTTCGGGACCTCGTGCCGCCCGGGTACGACCGTGCGCTGTGCGCGCCGTTGCGCAGTTCGACCGGAGCTCTGCTGGGCGCGCTGCTGATCGCTCGGGAAGGTACCCGACCGTTCGAGAATTCCGAGCGCCGCCTGCTGCGCGCCCTCGCTTCGGTGGGTTCGGCGAGCCTCGAGCGGCTCTCGGCGGTGGGGGCCCTCGAACAGCGTGCCTGCGAGCTGGCGCAGGGTGCTGCGCGCTTCGAGGCCCTGCTGCGGCTGTCGCAGGCTCTGGAGTCTTCGCGCGGGGTGGGGGATGTGGCCCGGCACGCGGTAGAAGCGCTCGCGCCGCTGACCGGGGTGTGCTGCTTGACGCTGTGGCAGATCAGCGGGCGGGTGGCAACGCCGCTGGCCTTTTACGGCGAGGTGCCGCCCGCAGTGTACGAGGTGCTGGCCCGACCGGTCCTGCTCGAGCACCGGTTGGCACCTTTGGGCAGCACCCGGCTGCAGCCGGTTTACCTCGAGCGCACCCCGATCGCCGATCATGCCCGCGCCGGGGTGCGCGGTGTCGCTCTGTTCACCTTGCCCGGGTCCTCCGGTTCCGAGGTGCTGGCCGCCTACCGCCTCGAGACGCGTCCCTGGACGCCCGGAGAGTGCGCGCTGCTGGAGGTGGCGGTGCGCTCGATCGCCGCCGCCCGCGAGCGGGTCGCGTACGTGCAGCAGATCGAGGCGACCCGCGAGGGCGCGCTGCTGACCCTGGGCGTCGCGCTGGAGGCGCGTGACCTGGAGACGCGGGGGCACACCGAACGGGTGGTGAGCATGGCGACCGGGCTGGGCCGGGCCCTGGGACTGGGAAGCGAGCGTCTCGAGGCGTTGCGCCAGGGAGCCTACCTGCACGATATCGGGAAGCTGGCCGTGCCGGACCGGGTGCTGCTCAAACCCGGCCCGCTGACCGCAGCGGAACGCCTCGAGATGCAGATGCACGTGACCTTGGGCTTCGAACGGGCCCGCTGCATTCCCAGCCTGCCGCCCGAGGCACTCGACGTGATTTTGTACCATCACGAGCGCTGGGATGGCAGCGGCTATCCCAGCGGGCTTTTTGGAGAGGACATTCCGTTGCTGGCGCGGGTGTTCTCGGTGGTGGACGTGTTTGACGCGCTGACCTCGTCGCGGCCCTACAAGGAGGCCTGGAGCGTGGAGGCCGCCCTCGAGGAGTTGGGCGCGCAGGCGGGCCGGCAGTTTGATCCGTGCGTGGTAGAGGTTTTTGTCCGCTGGATAAGGACCGCCGGGATACCGGAGGGGGGTGCGGTGCGTTCGGACCCGGTCGGGGTATCAGGCGTGCGCGGCCCCGCGGCGCAGGGTGCCGCTGAGGAACACGATGCCCAGGGCCAGTGCCACCAGCACGGCCAGCGCTAG
- the nudC gene encoding NAD(+) diphosphatase, whose amino-acid sequence MDSNFHLGNVHPPEADAPALLFCFEGTQLLLLEERSTLRLPTQTDLEGAGLLPTERYYIGRLGPVPCYTAAWPKGETLPGGARLEHLRAVFAQLGAERFAVAGRAAQILHFEDTHRFCGRCGAVCAPLEGERARACSRCGLVAYPRLSPAVIVRIERDGELLLARGRNTPPGMFSTLAGFVEPGESLEAAVHREVREEVGLALRDLRYFGSQPWPFPHSLMVAFTACYAGGELRPDPAELLEARWFRPDALPEIAGPISIARTMIDDFVRAHSVTGR is encoded by the coding sequence GTGGACAGCAACTTTCATCTGGGTAACGTTCATCCGCCGGAGGCCGATGCTCCGGCGTTGCTCTTCTGCTTCGAGGGGACGCAGCTGCTGTTGCTCGAGGAGCGTTCCACGCTCAGGCTGCCGACGCAAACTGACCTCGAGGGGGCGGGCCTTTTACCAACGGAGCGCTACTACATCGGCCGCCTGGGACCGGTGCCGTGTTATACCGCCGCGTGGCCCAAGGGGGAGACGCTCCCCGGGGGCGCGCGCCTCGAGCACCTGCGCGCGGTGTTCGCGCAGCTGGGCGCTGAACGGTTTGCGGTGGCAGGTCGCGCGGCACAGATCCTGCACTTCGAGGACACGCACCGCTTCTGCGGGCGCTGCGGAGCGGTTTGCGCACCGCTGGAGGGCGAGCGTGCCCGCGCCTGTTCCCGCTGCGGGCTGGTGGCGTATCCGCGCCTCAGCCCGGCGGTGATCGTGCGCATCGAGCGAGACGGTGAGCTGCTGCTGGCACGCGGGCGCAACACCCCGCCCGGTATGTTCAGCACCCTGGCCGGCTTTGTGGAGCCGGGCGAATCGCTCGAGGCGGCGGTGCACCGTGAGGTGCGCGAGGAGGTAGGCCTTGCGCTGCGCGACCTGCGCTATTTCGGCAGTCAGCCCTGGCCGTTTCCGCATTCGCTGATGGTGGCCTTCACGGCCTGCTACGCGGGCGGTGAACTGCGCCCGGACCCGGCGGAGCTCCTCGAGGCACGCTGGTTTCGTCCGGATGCGCTGCCCGAGATCGCCGGACCGATTTCGATCGCCCGGACCATGATCGATGATTTTGTTCGCGCACACAGTGTGACCGGGCGATGA
- a CDS encoding GNAT family N-acetyltransferase translates to MLSPTEPLSPVTLSHGRVVLRPLQAEDAGPLARAFAPHADIFRYMSSSPLQPGYVEEALRLQRTGNQLPFAILVGGELAGSTRYGDVRRTDRALEIGWTFLHPRHWGSEVNTTCKLLLLMHAFETLDLLRVQIKTDLRNQRSQRAIEKLGATREGVLRQHMRMPDGYQRDTVMYSIIRPEWPRVRRELSMTLQRHWEGSHSR, encoded by the coding sequence ATGCTTTCCCCCACCGAGCCGCTCTCTCCGGTCACCCTGTCCCACGGTCGCGTGGTGCTGCGCCCGCTCCAGGCCGAGGACGCCGGACCTTTGGCCAGGGCCTTCGCGCCGCACGCAGACATCTTCCGTTACATGAGCAGCTCTCCGCTGCAGCCCGGCTACGTCGAAGAAGCGCTGCGGCTGCAACGGACCGGCAACCAGTTGCCCTTTGCGATCCTGGTGGGCGGTGAACTCGCGGGCTCCACACGCTACGGCGACGTCCGGCGCACCGACCGGGCACTGGAAATCGGTTGGACCTTTCTGCACCCGCGCCACTGGGGCAGCGAGGTCAACACCACCTGCAAGCTGCTGCTGCTCATGCACGCCTTCGAGACGCTGGACCTGCTGCGGGTGCAGATCAAGACCGACTTGCGCAACCAGCGCAGCCAGCGGGCCATTGAGAAGCTCGGTGCAACGCGCGAGGGCGTGCTGCGCCAGCACATGCGCATGCCCGACGGCTACCAGCGCGACACGGTGATGTACTCGATCATCCGCCCCGAGTGGCCCCGGGTGCGCCGCGAGCTGTCCATGACGCTGCAGCGGCATTGGGAGGGTTCTCACAGCAGGTGA
- a CDS encoding recombinase family protein, with protein sequence MTSARTTAKLVWRMRADGRSYDEIAAYLRDQGTPHPKERDWTGADALALLIEEFGEVPSVDETSDQNR encoded by the coding sequence ATGACCAGCGCCCGAACCACCGCGAAGCTCGTCTGGCGCATGCGCGCCGACGGAAGGTCTTACGACGAGATCGCCGCCTACCTGCGCGACCAGGGCACTCCCCATCCCAAAGAGCGCGACTGGACCGGAGCGGACGCGCTGGCCCTGCTGATCGAGGAGTTCGGCGAGGTTCCCAGCGTGGACGAGACGTCCGACCAGAACCGCTGA